One part of the Oceanihabitans sp. IOP_32 genome encodes these proteins:
- a CDS encoding RidA family protein, with translation MKKIITTTEAPAPIGPYNQAVLSGNTLYTSGQIALHPETGVLVLDDIETETKQVMENMKAVLKAANMTFENVIKSSIFISDMNNFGTINEVYGSYFDDANAPARETVEVARLPKDVNVEISMIAVK, from the coding sequence ATGAAAAAAATAATTACAACCACAGAGGCACCCGCTCCAATTGGTCCTTACAATCAAGCCGTTTTAAGTGGTAATACACTTTATACCTCTGGACAAATAGCGCTTCATCCAGAAACAGGCGTTTTAGTATTAGATGATATTGAAACCGAAACAAAACAAGTTATGGAAAACATGAAAGCCGTTTTAAAAGCAGCCAATATGACTTTTGAAAATGTTATCAAATCGTCCATATTTATTAGCGATATGAATAACTTTGGAACAATAAACGAAGTTTACGGTAGTTATTTTGACGATGCCAATGCTCCCGCTCGAGAAACCGTAGAAGTTGCGAGATTACCAAAAGATGTTAATGTAGAAATTAGCATGATAGCCGTAAAATAA
- the gpmI gene encoding 2,3-bisphosphoglycerate-independent phosphoglycerate mutase yields the protein MNKKVILMILDGWGNSPDPKVSAIDHANTPFIDSLYKKYPFASLRTDGLHVGLPEGQMGNSEVGHMNLGAGRIVYQDLVKVNLAVKNKTLNSEKVLVDAFNYAKINNKNVHFLGLLSDGGVHSHINHLLALIDAANNFGVKNTFVHAFTDGRDVDPKSGYGFITALENHIENTNTKLATITGRYYAMDRDKRWDRIKLAYDALVNSIGEKSTNATKSIQKSYDNDITDEFIKPIIMVDKNNTPIAQIKDEDVVIFFNFRTDRGRELTEALTQTNFHEQNMHKLNLHYVTLTNYDDTYHNINVIFNKENLSETLGEVLEKHHKTQIRIAETEKYPHVTFFFSGGRETPFKGETRILRNSPKVATYDLKPEMSAYELRDALIPELEKAEVDFVCLNFANGDMVGHTGVMEAAIKACEAVDACVKDIVNTALNNGYTTLLIADHGNCETMINPDGSPNTAHTTNPVPVVLIDKDLKAIKDGVLGDIAPTILKLMGLPQPEAMTRHPLV from the coding sequence ATGAACAAAAAAGTCATCTTAATGATTCTTGATGGTTGGGGAAATTCTCCAGACCCAAAAGTCTCTGCTATCGATCATGCCAATACACCATTCATAGATTCATTATATAAAAAATACCCCTTCGCCTCCTTAAGAACCGATGGGTTGCACGTGGGGTTACCAGAAGGCCAAATGGGCAATAGTGAAGTGGGACACATGAATTTAGGAGCAGGCCGAATTGTTTACCAAGATCTTGTAAAAGTGAATTTAGCGGTTAAAAACAAAACCCTAAATTCTGAAAAGGTTTTGGTCGATGCCTTTAACTATGCAAAAATCAATAATAAAAATGTTCATTTTTTAGGGTTATTAAGCGATGGTGGCGTACACTCGCATATAAATCACCTACTGGCTTTAATTGATGCCGCTAATAATTTTGGCGTAAAAAACACCTTTGTGCACGCCTTTACCGACGGTCGCGATGTAGACCCCAAATCTGGTTACGGTTTTATAACAGCCCTTGAAAACCATATTGAAAACACCAATACAAAACTCGCTACTATAACCGGTCGTTATTATGCTATGGACAGAGATAAACGCTGGGATCGTATAAAATTAGCTTACGATGCCTTGGTGAATAGTATTGGCGAAAAATCGACTAATGCCACTAAGTCTATCCAAAAAAGTTACGATAACGATATCACCGATGAGTTTATTAAACCCATTATTATGGTTGATAAAAACAATACGCCCATCGCTCAAATAAAAGATGAAGATGTTGTTATATTTTTTAACTTTAGAACCGATCGCGGTCGTGAGCTAACCGAAGCTTTAACGCAAACCAATTTTCATGAGCAAAACATGCATAAACTCAATTTGCACTACGTAACGCTTACAAATTACGACGACACATACCATAACATAAACGTTATATTTAATAAAGAGAACTTAAGCGAAACTTTAGGTGAAGTTTTAGAAAAACACCATAAAACACAAATTAGAATTGCCGAAACCGAGAAATACCCACACGTTACTTTTTTCTTTTCTGGGGGTCGTGAGACACCTTTTAAAGGAGAAACTCGAATTTTAAGAAACTCGCCAAAAGTGGCTACCTACGATTTAAAACCTGAAATGAGTGCCTACGAATTACGTGATGCTTTAATCCCTGAATTAGAAAAAGCCGAGGTCGATTTTGTATGCTTAAATTTTGCAAACGGTGATATGGTTGGGCATACGGGCGTTATGGAAGCCGCCATAAAAGCCTGCGAAGCTGTCGATGCCTGTGTTAAAGACATAGTAAATACAGCATTAAACAATGGTTACACCACATTACTTATCGCAGACCACGGCAATTGTGAGACCATGATAAATCCAGACGGCTCTCCAAATACAGCACACACCACAAACCCTGTTCCTGTTGTTCTAATCGATAAGGATTTAAAAGCTATTAAAGATGGCGTTTTAGGCGATATCGCACCAACTATCTTGAAACTTATGGGTTTACCGCAACCCGAAGCCATGACCCGACACCCCTTGGTTTGA
- the map gene encoding type I methionyl aminopeptidase, which yields MIVVKTREEIELMRESALIVSKTLGVLAKEVKPGVTTLQLDKIAEEHIRDHGAIPGFLGLYDFPNTLCMSPNEQVVHGIPNSTPLKEGDIISIDCGALKNGFYGDHAYTFAVGEIAPEVEKLLQVTKESLYVGIRAFKKGNRVGDVGYAIQKYCEDHGYGVVRELVGHGLGRKMHEDPEMPNYGKRGRGKKFIEGMVVAIEPMINQGTHKIKQHRDGWTITTLDKKPSAHFEHNVALVDGKPELLSTFAYIYDALGIKSDEEDEFRREALVL from the coding sequence ATGATTGTAGTAAAAACAAGAGAAGAAATAGAATTGATGCGAGAAAGTGCTCTTATTGTATCTAAAACATTAGGGGTACTTGCTAAAGAAGTGAAACCAGGTGTAACCACACTTCAATTAGACAAAATTGCTGAAGAACACATTAGAGATCATGGTGCTATTCCTGGGTTTTTAGGCTTGTATGATTTCCCAAATACGCTTTGTATGAGCCCTAACGAACAGGTAGTTCATGGCATACCTAATAGCACACCATTAAAAGAAGGAGATATCATATCTATAGATTGTGGTGCTCTAAAGAATGGTTTTTATGGAGATCATGCCTACACGTTTGCTGTTGGTGAAATTGCTCCAGAAGTCGAAAAATTACTTCAAGTAACAAAAGAATCTCTGTATGTTGGTATTCGTGCATTTAAAAAAGGAAATCGTGTTGGCGATGTAGGTTATGCCATTCAAAAATATTGTGAAGATCACGGCTATGGTGTTGTTAGAGAATTGGTTGGCCATGGTTTAGGCAGAAAAATGCATGAAGACCCAGAAATGCCAAATTATGGGAAACGTGGCCGTGGTAAAAAATTTATTGAAGGCATGGTGGTAGCCATAGAACCTATGATTAACCAAGGAACGCATAAAATAAAACAACATAGAGATGGTTGGACCATTACCACTTTAGACAAGAAACCTAGCGCTCATTTTGAACACAATGTAGCCCTAGTAGATGGCAAACCAGAACTACTCTCAACATTTGCCTATATTTATGATGCTTTAGGGATTAAAAGTGATGAAGAAGATGAGTTTAGACGGGAGGCTTTAGTACTTTAA
- a CDS encoding GxxExxY protein — translation MDNNLTKTIIGAAINVHRALGPGLLESAYQECLLFELKSIGLNVKKEIELPIVYKDIKLDHGYRIDLLVENKIVLELKTVESFTDVHSAQILTYMKLGNYPLGLLINFHTKLLKNGIKRFINSSQ, via the coding sequence ATGGATAATAATTTAACGAAAACAATTATTGGAGCTGCAATAAATGTGCATCGTGCTTTAGGCCCAGGACTATTGGAATCTGCTTATCAAGAATGTTTACTTTTTGAATTAAAATCTATTGGCTTAAACGTTAAAAAAGAAATAGAATTACCAATAGTATATAAAGACATTAAACTAGATCATGGTTATAGAATTGATTTATTAGTTGAAAATAAGATTGTCCTTGAACTAAAAACTGTGGAATCTTTTACTGATGTTCATTCTGCCCAGATCTTAACTTATATGAAATTAGGAAACTATCCTTTGGGATTATTAATTAACTTTCATACCAAACTATTAAAAAACGGAATTAAACGATTTATTAATTCTTCTCAGTGA
- a CDS encoding class I SAM-dependent methyltransferase, with translation MKKIFKIILNTIPRPLLIRLSYWARPILAWVLKGHNYTDPIDGKSFKSFLPYGYGQQRDNVLSPSTLSLERHRLLWLYLKNDTDFFTAEKKVLHFAPEQCFLKRFKNLKNLEYTTTDLRSPIADVKADICNLPFKDNSFDIILCNHVLEHIPNDDKAMQELYRVMKPGGYGIFQIPQDLERAETFEDNSITDRAERAKIFGQYDHVRVYGRDYFAKLRNIGFRVEEVDYTAKLSAEAIKKYCLAPGEIIPVVYK, from the coding sequence TTGAAAAAAATCTTTAAAATAATTCTAAACACCATACCAAGACCCCTATTAATAAGGTTAAGTTATTGGGCTCGTCCCATTTTAGCATGGGTTTTAAAAGGGCACAACTACACCGACCCGATTGATGGTAAGAGTTTTAAAAGTTTCCTACCTTATGGCTATGGCCAACAGCGCGATAATGTGCTTTCGCCTTCAACATTAAGTTTGGAGCGTCACAGACTTTTATGGTTGTACTTAAAGAATGACACCGATTTTTTTACTGCTGAAAAGAAAGTGCTTCATTTTGCACCAGAACAGTGTTTCTTAAAACGGTTTAAAAACCTTAAAAACCTCGAGTATACAACAACCGATTTACGCTCGCCCATTGCCGACGTAAAAGCTGACATCTGTAACTTACCATTTAAAGACAATAGCTTCGATATTATTTTATGCAACCATGTTTTAGAACATATCCCGAATGATGACAAAGCCATGCAGGAATTATACAGAGTAATGAAACCTGGCGGATATGGTATTTTTCAGATTCCGCAAGATTTAGAGCGTGCTGAAACCTTTGAAGACAATTCTATTACTGATAGGGCCGAACGCGCCAAAATATTTGGTCAATACGACCATGTGCGGGTTTACGGTCGCGATTATTTCGCTAAACTTCGCAACATCGGGTTTAGAGTCGAAGAAGTTGATTACACCGCAAAGCTTTCCGCGGAAGCGATAAAAAAGTATTGTTTAGCTCCAGGAGAAATTATTCCAGTAGTTTATAAATAA
- a CDS encoding DUF423 domain-containing protein: MTQQIILITASIFGLLSIIFGAFGAHALKKILSEEQLQSFEVGVKYQMYHAIVLLILGLNYAFTTPAIYWCFTLGTVLFSFSIYGLVLSDAKGKKLRFLGPVTPLGGLLLVIGWLLLLINAF, from the coding sequence ATGACTCAGCAAATTATTCTAATTACCGCCTCAATTTTCGGACTATTATCCATAATATTTGGAGCCTTTGGAGCTCATGCTTTAAAGAAAATATTATCAGAAGAACAATTACAAAGTTTTGAAGTAGGTGTTAAATACCAAATGTATCACGCTATTGTGTTATTAATTTTAGGCCTTAACTATGCCTTTACAACCCCAGCCATATATTGGTGTTTTACATTAGGGACTGTATTGTTTTCCTTTAGTATTTATGGTTTAGTTTTATCTGATGCCAAAGGAAAAAAACTTCGTTTCTTGGGCCCAGTTACACCACTAGGTGGCCTGCTTCTAGTTATTGGCTGGCTATTATTATTAATAAATGCGTTTTAA
- a CDS encoding FAD:protein FMN transferase yields MRILAVLILSVISLFSCQNKTENTVIQGTVFGTYYRVIYNSEDDYQKPFDSLFFVINKSMSTYQENSDISKVNRNEIVTIDTHFTKVFQASKRIYKETHGAFDPTIGAVVNAWDFGPQGKIIDLDSVKIKNLMQSVGFDKVKLADHRIEKPQETFIDFNAIAKGYAVDVISEFLNHKNIENYLVDIGGELRVRGLNAEKNTEWRLGVENPNFDGTQSINKAFFLRDKAMATSGTYRKFKVDQNGNRYAHIIDTKTGYPSKTNLLSVSVIANTCMDADAYATAFKAMGIDNIKAFLQSHPELQVYLIFENEDKAIETLALNNFPE; encoded by the coding sequence ATGAGAATACTTGCCGTGCTAATTCTATCTGTAATAAGCCTGTTTTCATGCCAAAATAAAACAGAAAACACGGTAATACAAGGTACTGTTTTTGGAACCTATTATAGAGTAATTTATAATTCTGAAGATGATTATCAAAAGCCATTTGATAGTTTGTTTTTTGTCATTAATAAATCCATGTCTACGTATCAAGAAAATTCAGATATTTCTAAGGTAAACAGGAATGAAATTGTGACTATCGATACCCATTTCACAAAGGTTTTTCAGGCTTCAAAAAGAATTTACAAAGAAACCCATGGTGCTTTCGATCCTACTATTGGTGCAGTTGTGAATGCCTGGGATTTTGGACCACAAGGTAAAATTATTGATTTGGATAGTGTTAAAATTAAAAATTTAATGCAATCTGTAGGTTTCGATAAAGTGAAATTAGCAGACCATCGAATAGAAAAACCACAAGAAACCTTTATAGATTTTAATGCCATAGCCAAAGGGTATGCTGTTGATGTGATTTCTGAATTTTTAAACCATAAAAACATAGAAAATTATCTGGTTGATATTGGTGGCGAATTAAGAGTTAGGGGTCTCAATGCTGAAAAAAACACTGAATGGCGTCTAGGGGTTGAAAACCCAAATTTTGATGGTACACAATCTATAAATAAAGCTTTTTTTTTAAGAGATAAAGCTATGGCGACATCTGGGACTTATAGAAAGTTTAAAGTAGATCAAAATGGCAATCGTTACGCCCATATTATCGATACCAAAACGGGTTATCCTAGTAAAACCAACTTGTTAAGTGTTTCGGTGATTGCAAATACTTGTATGGATGCCGATGCCTATGCCACAGCTTTTAAAGCTATGGGTATTGATAACATTAAAGCATTTTTACAATCACATCCAGAGCTTCAAGTGTACTTAATTTTTGAAAACGAGGACAAAGCCATAGAAACTTTGGCTTTAAATAATTTTCCGGAATAA
- a CDS encoding Na(+)-translocating NADH-quinone reductase subunit F produces MSKALTPQELHYLAMNHVGKDLKARGFEFIAVNSKLKKHPQFVCIDKNKQYFFVIVRAIMLPDNPNNYDVVWMETFKKHARENNAKVLYAGVGLGNPNDQDAPIYLNEDYLLEYNGLQVLETNLN; encoded by the coding sequence ATGAGTAAAGCACTAACACCACAAGAATTGCACTACCTCGCCATGAATCATGTTGGAAAAGATTTGAAAGCGCGTGGTTTCGAGTTTATTGCTGTAAATAGCAAACTAAAAAAGCACCCACAATTTGTTTGTATCGATAAAAACAAGCAGTATTTTTTTGTTATTGTGCGTGCTATTATGTTACCCGACAATCCTAATAATTACGATGTGGTTTGGATGGAGACTTTTAAAAAACACGCTAGAGAAAATAATGCCAAAGTGTTATATGCTGGTGTAGGTTTGGGAAACCCAAATGATCAAGATGCTCCCATCTATTTGAACGAAGATTACCTTTTAGAATACAACGGGTTACAAGTTTTAGAAACCAATTTAAACTAA
- a CDS encoding Na(+)-translocating NADH-quinone reductase subunit F, with protein sequence MKTSKRFNNAIKKLYTAFHQDRLNPEDCKQCAVGNILDQSDHWKHLTDVHGSLKLNYLGRIHQSFGRQFNGYSPLELLQIEAAFLKGCGYKLSSKLRLFKPDNINKEVLFKGLSEVVAHLCYLDNMPNVMDCDQLFNKAMNLSEPLKSY encoded by the coding sequence ATGAAAACTTCAAAACGATTTAACAATGCGATAAAAAAACTTTATACGGCATTCCATCAAGACCGTTTAAATCCAGAGGACTGTAAGCAATGTGCTGTTGGCAATATTTTAGATCAATCAGACCATTGGAAACACTTAACAGATGTACATGGCAGTTTAAAACTAAATTATTTAGGACGCATACACCAAAGTTTTGGTAGGCAATTTAATGGTTATTCTCCCTTAGAACTACTGCAAATAGAAGCGGCGTTTTTAAAAGGTTGTGGGTATAAACTCAGTTCTAAATTACGATTATTTAAACCAGACAACATAAATAAAGAAGTACTTTTTAAGGGGCTAAGTGAAGTAGTTGCACATTTATGCTATTTAGATAATATGCCTAATGTTATGGATTGCGACCAACTATTTAACAAGGCCATGAATTTAAGCGAGCCTCTTAAAAGCTATTAA